The genomic region ATGTTTAGGACCAAGAGGGAGCCGAGGACCGATTCGGTCTTGATGGAGAGAACGGCCGCGATGACGACAATCAGCGGAAGAGCGCTTATGATGAAGTCGGATATTAGCTTTCCGCTTATCCCCCCGTCCCATCCCTTATCGTGTTTGATCCCCCTCATGCCGAAGAAGAGGCCGGAGGCCAGTGCCACGATAGTCAGGGGGAAGTTCGCCTTCGCCACGTCCCGAAGGCCGATATCGAGGATCGCCGCCGAGAATATCACGCCCGGGTAGGTAGGAAAGATATACTCCCAGAGATGCCTGAACCAGTAGTTGAGGAAGGTCTTCCTGGGGGCGGTGAGCTTCAGCTCCTCGGAGGCCTCCTCCACCATAGGCGCCGAGATAATGGCGCCTCCGATTATCGGGAGAAGTCCTATCATCGCCGGGACCAGGGTAACCACGCCCCTGGGGTCCCCCAGCATCGACCTTAGCGACGATACGAGGGTCTTTATCCTCCCCGCCTTTTTCATCAGCTCCGACAGGAAGATGATCATCATAACGGCGGTAAGAAGCAGAAGCCCCATGACGTTTATCGAAGATTTGAACAGTGCCACGCCGAGATCTACCGGCGCCATCTGGTACATGAGCCCCAGGCAGACGGCCGCGATCATGAGAGACAGCCCGAGATCGAACTTCTTCTTGATCAACAGGATCAAGAGAAACGCCACCAGTGAAAACCTTAAGACTCCCATTCAGTTAATACTCCATCATATATTGTCATTCCCAATATCATTGAGAATCCATTATAT from Candidatus Zymogenus saltonus harbors:
- a CDS encoding DUF401 family protein gives rise to the protein MGVLRFSLVAFLLILLIKKKFDLGLSLMIAAVCLGLMYQMAPVDLGVALFKSSINVMGLLLLTAVMMIIFLSELMKKAGRIKTLVSSLRSMLGDPRGVVTLVPAMIGLLPIIGGAIISAPMVEEASEELKLTAPRKTFLNYWFRHLWEYIFPTYPGVIFSAAILDIGLRDVAKANFPLTIVALASGLFFGMRGIKHDKGWDGGISGKLISDFIISALPLIVVIAAVLSIKTESVLGSLLVLNISLAVVFTFSAILYRIGPKDIWEIVKANFSIKFVLIVIGILIFKGILEATGAVQDISSDLNTFGIPVYLVLIILPFIIGVSTGLTMAYVGITFPILLPFFTTGDYGMVAFMLAYAGGYAGVMLSPVHMCLVLTAEYFKADLGAVYREIVKPVAVVLGFALATYLVVFYVL